In a single window of the Nitrospirota bacterium genome:
- a CDS encoding type II toxin-antitoxin system RelE/ParE family toxin: protein MPFELKYHPDVKEIDTPSLNAGLKKRIKNAIETRLKTAPDQYGEPLRKTLKGYWKLRVGDYRVVFKIKGKEIWILGIIHRKKVYEKIWKRT, encoded by the coding sequence TTGCCATTTGAACTTAAATACCATCCTGATGTCAAAGAAATCGACACACCTTCCCTCAATGCCGGATTAAAAAAACGAATCAAGAATGCAATTGAAACCCGTCTCAAGACAGCTCCGGATCAGTACGGAGAACCTTTAAGAAAGACGCTTAAAGGATACTGGAAATTAAGGGTGGGAGATTACAGAGTAGTTTTCAAAATCAAGGGAAAAGAGATATGGATACTCGGGATCATTCATAGAAAAAAAGTGTATGAAAAGATATGGAAAAGAACCTGA